A stretch of the Panicum virgatum strain AP13 chromosome 9N, P.virgatum_v5, whole genome shotgun sequence genome encodes the following:
- the LOC120688877 gene encoding uncharacterized protein LOC120688877 — MRLSKVLMDGGSSLNILYVDTLEAMGIPRACLRESLFPFYGILPGMKAYPVGNIDLPATFGSKSNFRTETLTFEVADWKGAYVSSRKYYDLATTTANSAELGQLRATTAEFRPDPGKPSQAPAFVSTNETKSITVDDADPTKMIAMKESDQLATSFTTPFGSYCYMSMPFGLKNEGATYQRCMQACFSDQINPPIDPDRPNPPRATVAAYIDDIVVKTPCANDLVATMSATFANLKRFNIKLNPEKCTFGVPKGKLLGYMVSERGIEANRDKFPAITNIGPIHAVKDKSNTFVWIEEAQAALDRLKALLSSPPVLVALDPCEPLLLYLAATNHVVSAALVVEREEQGHALKVQRPIYFVSEVLTDTKSRYPQTQKLLYAVIMAAKKLHHYFTEHEVSAITSFQLREVVRNRDAVGRISKWAVELMGYDVKFVPRTTIKSQALADFIAEWIEVQASTPEISHEYWTLYFDGSVMGPGAGAGIVLVSPEGGKFQYAVRLHFPASNNVAEYEALISGLRVAINIRATRMYVYGDFKLIVDQVMKNSNCESPLMDAYCQEVRKLEGRFRGLELHHIPRKQNPNEDALAKMAAECKPAPSGVLVNDLNAPSAREKQPAADIAKTEEAEHAQKTEHTPSDPAPDQGKELLHEIHVGICGHHTAPRSLVGKAFRQGFYWPTALRNAEDIVRTCKGCQFYAKQTHLLAQALQTIPITWTFAVWGLDMVGPLKKAPGEFTHLFVAIDKFTKWIEAKPITTIDSKEAVKFFLDIVYRFGMPNSINTDNGTNFTGHYFQEFVEGYRIRIDWASGGHPRTNGQVERANVLILQGLKPRIFDMLKKFAGRWVEELPAVLWSLRTTPNWSIGLPPFFLTYGSEVVLPSDLDYGAPRVKAFDPTMAAEAQREAMEVLEEARLATLHRSACYQQTLRRYHERCLRERTLQVGDLVL; from the exons ATGCGTCTGTCCAAGGTGCTGATGGACGGGggtagcagcctcaacatcctctACGTTGACACTTTGGAAGCCATGGGAATCCCACGAGCCTGCTTGCGGGAATCCCTCTTCCCCTTCTACGGCATCTTGCCGGGCATGAAAGCATACCCGGTCGGCAACATCGACTTACCGGCCACGTTTGGCAGCAAATCCAACTTCCGCACCGAGACCCTCACATTCGAGGTGGCAGACTGGAAGGGG GCCTACGTGAGCAGCCGCAAGTACTATGACCTCGCCACCACCACGGCAAACTCGGCTGAGCTCGGCCAGcttcgcgccaccaccgccgagtTCCGCCCTGACCCTGGCAAGCCTAGCCAGGCACCGGCCTTTGTCTCAACCAACGAGACCAAGTCGATCACGGTCGACGACGCCGACCCAACCAAGATG ATAGCGATGAAggaatccgaccagctcgcgacatcCTTCACCACACCGTTTGGCTCATACTGCTACATGTCGATGCCTTTCGGTCTAAAAAATGAAGGGGCAACATACCAGCGATGCATGCAAGCCTGCTTCTCCGACCAGATCAACCCGCCGATCGATCCCGACCGGCCGAACCCGCCTCGGGCGACGGTCGCGGCCTACATTGATGACATCGTCGTCAAAACACCGTGCGCGAACGACCTGGTCGCCACCATGAGCGCCACATTCGCAAATCTCAAGAGATTCAACATCAAGTTGAATCCTGAGAAATGCACATTCGGTGTGCCCAAGGGCAAACTTCTCGGGTACATGGTGTCCGAGCGTGGCATCGAAGCCAACCGCGACAAATTTCCAGCCATCACCAACATAGGGCCCATCCACGCCGTTAAGGAT AAATCCAACACCTTTGTCTGGATAGAGGAGGCACAAGCAGCCCTCGACCGCCTCAAGGCCCTCTTATCCTCTCCGCCGGTGCTCGTCGCACTAGATCCCTGCGAACCCCTTTTGCTCTACTTAGCTGCCACTAACCATGTGGTCAGCGCCGCCCTGGTGGTCGAAAGGGAAGAACAGGGACACGCCCTTAAGGTCCAACGACCCATTTACTTCGTCAGCGAAGTGCTGACCGACACCAAGTCGCGGTACCCGCAGACACAAAAACTTCTCTACGCCGTCATCATGGCGGCCAAGAAGCTGCATCACTACTTCACCGAGCACGAGGTGTCGGCCATCACCTCGTTCCAACTCAGAGAAGTCGTTCGCAACCGCGACGCCGTGGGACGgatttccaaatgggcagtcgaGCTGATGGGCTACGacgtcaagttcgtgccacgcacGACGATAAAGTCCCAGGCCCTGGCCGATTTCATCGCCGAGTGGATAGAAGTCCAAGCTTCGACCCCAGAAATCTCTCATGAGTACTGGACCCTCTACTTCGATGGGTCGGTCATGGGACCCGGAGCAGGGGCCGGGATCGTCCTGGTCTCCCCAGAAGGAGGCAAGTTCCAGTACGCAGTTCGCCTCCACTTTCCTGCATCAAACAACGTTGCAGAATATGAAGCACTCATCAGCGGCCTCCGCGTAGCCATCAACATCAGAGCAACCCGCATGTACGTCTATGGCGACTTCAAGCTCATAGTCGACCAGGTCATGAAGAACTCCAACTGCGAGAGCCCCCTCATGGACGCATACTGccaagaagtccgcaagctagaAGGTAGATTCCGGGGTctggagctccaccacatcccACGGAAGCAAAACCCCAACGAGGATGCTCTCGCAAAAATGGCCGCCGAGTGCAAGCCGGCGCCCAGCGGCGTTCTCGTCAATGACCTGAACGCGCCGTCGGCGCGAGAGAAGCAGCCGGCCGCAGACATAGCAAAAACAGAGGAAGCAGAGCATGCGCAAAAAACAGAGCACACTCCCTCCGACCCAGCCCCCGACCAG GGCAAGGAGCTCCTTCACGAGATACACGTCGGGATCTGTGGACACCACACTGCACCACGCTCCTTGGTCGGAAAGGCCTTCCGACAaggattctactggccaacagccctGCGCAACGCGGAAGACATCGTCCGTACATGCAAAggctgccagttctacgccAAACAAACCCACCTGCTGGCCCAAGCGCTTCAGACCATTCCCATAACATGGACATTCGCCGTATGGGGTCTAGACATGGTCGGGCCACTCAAGAAGGCACCAGGAGAGTTCACCCACCTATTTGTCGCAATTGACAAGTTCACCaaatggatagaggcaaaaCCGATAACCACGATCGACTCCAAGGAAGCCGTCAAGTTCTTCCTGGACATCGTGTACAGATTCGGCATGCCCAACTCCATCAACACCGACAACGGGACCAACTTCACAGGTCACTACTTCCAAGAATTTGTGGAAGGATACAGGATCCGGATTGACTGGGCATCGGGTGGACACCCGCGCACAAACGGGCAAGTAGAAAGAGCTAACGTCCTAATCCTCCAAGGGCTCAAACCACGCATTtttgacatgctcaagaagttcgcGGGTCGTTGGGTGGAAGAGCTGCCGGCAGTGCTCTGGAGCTTGCGAACCACACCTAACTGGTCCATAGGACTACCACCCTTCTTCCTAACATACGGCTCCGAGGTTGTCTTGCCTTCTGATCTGGACTACGGTGCGCCAAGAGTCAAAGCCTTTGACCCGACAATGGCAGCGGAAGCCCAGAGAGAAGCCATGGAAGTCTTGGAGGAAGCAAGGCTAGCAACGCTACACCGATCGGCCTGCTACCAGCAAACTTTACGCAGGTACCACGAGAGGTGCCTACGGGAGAGGACGCTGCAGGTTGGAGATCTGGTTCTGTGA
- the LOC120692988 gene encoding uncharacterized protein LOC120692988, whose translation MAPLALRPTISATAASTTLATVGSRCRHAANPRRRPTITCKAEPSGGNSTLELAAGAAGLASSATVAWSLYTLNTTGCGLPPGPGGALGAAEGVSYLVVAALVGWSVTTKARTGSGLPAGPYGLLGAAEGVAYLTVAAIAVVFGLQLFQQGSIPGPLPSEQCFG comes from the coding sequence ATGGCGCCTCTGGCTCTCCGCCCCACCATctcggccaccgccgcctccacgacGCTTGCGACCGTTGGCTCCCGCTGCCGCCACGCTGCCAACCCCCGCCGGCGCCCCACCATCACCTGCAAGGCGGAGCCGAGCGGCGGCAACAGCACCCTGGAgctggccgcgggcgccgccgggctGGCGTCGAGCGCGACGGTGGCGTGGTCCCTGTACACGCTGAACACGACGGGCTGCGGCCTGCCCCCGGGCCccggcggcgccctcggcgcggcggagggggtcAGCTACCTCGTCGTGGCGGCCCTGGTCGGGTGGTCGGTCACCACCAAGGCGCGCACGGGGTCGGGCCTCCCGGCCGGCCCCTAcggcctcctcggcgccgccgagggCGTCGCCTACCTCACCGTCGCGGCCATTGCCGTTGTCTTCGGCCTGCAGCTCTTCCAGCAAGGGTCCATCCCGGGCCCGTTGCCGTCGGAGCAGTGCTTTGGCTGA
- the LOC120691477 gene encoding cyanate hydratase has protein sequence MEESSARAAVVRRLMAAKAESGKSFSDVAAETGLTNVYVAQLLRRQAQLKPDTAPKLRAALPALTDELVDLMMQPPFRSYHPDIVHEPAIYRLNEAVMHFGESIKEIINEEFGDGIMSAIDFYCSVDKVQGADGKDRVVVTFDGKYLPYTEQKSEHMMSRPARKTS, from the exons ATGGAGGAGAGCAGCGcgagggcggcggtggtgcggcgcCTGATGGCGGCGAAGGCCGAGTCCGGGAAGAGCTTCTCGGACGTGGCGGCCGAGACGGGGCTCACCAACGTCTACGTCGCGCAGCTGCTGCGGCGCCAGGCGCAGCTCAAGCCGGACACGGCGCCCAAGCTCAGGGCGGCGCTGCCCGCGCTCACCGACGAGCTCGTCGACCTCATGATGCAGCCGCCATTCCGGTCCTACCACCCCGACATCGTCCACGAGCCCGCCATATACAG ATTGAATGAAGCTGTCATGCATTTTGGAGAGAGCATCAAGGAAATCATCAATGAGGAGTTTGGTGATGGAAT CATGTCGGCCATAGATTTCTACTGTTCAGTTGACAAGGTCCAAGGTGCTGACGGCAAAGATCGTGTGGTGGTCACATTTGACGGGAAGTATCTGCCTTACACTGAACAG AAATCTGAACATATGATGTCAAGGCCGGCCCGCAAGACATCTTGA